In endosymbiont of Galathealinum brachiosum, the DNA window AAATACCTCTTTTTCAAAAGAGACATATCCCTATAAACCAGTATGATACGCCGCAACTTAATTTTTAACTATACGTTTAGCCTATAGGAGAACAGCATGGCAACTTCAAAAGAAGACATGCAGACTAACAACTTGACTACTCGCCGCTATAAAGAAGGCGATTCAGAATGGTCAAGCATGCACGATAAGATATTTTTAGAAGACACTTCATATAAGTGTCCTACATACGTGCACCGCACTCCACCTTGTCAGGGCAGCTGTCCTTCAGGTGAGGATATTCGCGGTTGGTTAGATATCGTTCGCGGTATCGAAACTCCACCAGAAGGCATGACTAAAGAAGAGTATGCATTCCAACGCTCAACAACTGCTAACCCTTTCCCTGCAATGATGGGTCGTGTTTGCCCTGCTCCTTGTCAGGACGGTTGTAACCGTAATGATCTTGATGACTTCGTTGGTATCAACTCAGTTGAGCAGTACATTGGTGACAGTGCATTCTCTGAAAAATATAAATTTGCTGGTCTTCCAGACTTAGGTGATAAGAAAGTTGCTATCATCGGTGGTGGTGTTGCCGGTATGTCAGCTGCATATCACTTACGTAAGTTTGGTATTGCTTCTACTATCTTTGACGATCACGCTGAACTTGGCGGCATGATGCGTTACGGTATCCCTGGCTACCGTACTCCACGTGATGTAATGAATCACGAATGCATGCGTATCCTTGATATGGGCGGCATTGAAACTAAATTAAATACACGTGTTGGTAAAGACGTTCCTGTTGCAGATCTTGAAAAAGATTACGATGCAGTATTATGGGCATTAGGTTGTAAGAATGGCCGTGGTCTGTTTATCGAAGACTGGAAAGACGTTCCTAACTGTGTAACTGCTGTAGATTTCCTTGAGCAATTTAACCTGGGTGAAATGAAGTACACAGGTAAAAAGATTGTTTGTGTAGGTGGTGGTGATACCTCTATCGATGTTGTTTCAGTATCACGTCGTATCGGTACATTAAAAGCAATGGGCGACGAAAAGCCTGAAGATTCAGCAGAAGGTCGTGTTAAGCACGGTGATATAGCTGATGCAGATAAAGAGCCATGCACAAATGTTACGCTAACTGCACTTTTCAAGCAGGAAGAAATGACTGCTGCAGAGCACGAAGTTAATGATGCGCTTGTAGAAGGCGTAACAATCATGAACGAAGTAATGCCTGTTGAAATCATTAAAGATGCTGATGGCCGTGCAACTGCACTTAAATTAGTAGACAGCAAGTTCGAAAATAATGCACCTGTTGCAGTTGAAGGCGGCAAAGAGTACATCGTAGAGTGTGATCTTATCGTTTCTGCAATCGGTCAGTTTGGTGACCTTGAAGGCACAGAAGACATGGACAACGGTCGTTCATTAATCGACGCTGACAAGTTCTTCCAGGTTCCTGGTAAGCCGGGTCACTTCGTTGCTGGTGATATTGTTCGTCCTCACCTGTTAACAACTGCGATTGGTCAGGGTTCTGTTGTTGCTGAAACTATCAAGCAATTCATTGAACAGAAAGAAGTTAAGAAACGTCCTAAAGTTGATGTTCATCACTTCAATATTATGAATAAGTTAAACGAAGCTGATCTGGCACCAACCGATTATAACTACGGTTTATCAGAAGATGAGCAACGTGGTACTGATAGCAGTGATTATGCTATTCATAACTACCAGGATCGTTCTGAAAAAGAAATTATATCTACTGATAGAATGTTCATGGGACATTTTGAAGCTGAAGCTCGTAACCTACGTACTGAAGATGTTCCATCATCAGATGCGGTATTAGGTCACTTTGCTGAACGTATGAACGGTCTGGCTGAAGAAGGCGCTGTTGCTGAAGCAAATCGTTGCATGAGCTGTGGCATGTGCTTCGAATGTGATAACTGCGTTATCTTCTGTCCTCAGGATGCTGTATTCAGAGTGAAGAAAGATCAGGCTACTACTGGTCGTTATGTAGACACTGACTACTCTAAATGTATCGGTTGTCACATCTGCTCAGACGTATGTCCTACTGGTTACATCGACATGGGTATGGGTGAGTAATTAATTAACCTGCACCTGGCAAACAGTTTGTTTGTCAGGTGTTTTTTTATTAATTATTAATTATTTTTAACTTTTGGAGTTACTAATGCAGCAGTTGAAAAAACGCATGCATAACACTTTAATCACAATCGCGGGATTAGTCGTACTGGCTACTTCCGCTTTTGCGTTTGCAGGTGAAAAACCATCTTTTGCACCTAAAGTTCCACATCCAACAAATGGAACTACGGAATGCGTGCAACCTGAAGATGAAATGAAAAAGAATCACATGAATTACATACTTCATCAACGTGATGAAACTATGCATAATGGGATTCGCACTGAAACTTATAGCCTTAAAAAATGCATTAACTGTCACGTGCCTGAAAATTCAACAGCACGCTTTGGTGATGACAAGCATTTTTGCAGTAGTTGTCATAACTTTACTGGCGTGAGCATTGACTGCTTCCAGTGTCATATGGATCGCCCCATGAAAAATAAAGCTATGGGCAAAAACCCACATAACGCGCAAGTTTCAAAACCTGTATCAACTGTCATAGCAGACACTTCAAAAGAGGGAGATAACAATGAGTAATACTGACGTTAATATTTCCCGCCGAAGTTTTGTAAGTAATTCAGCAACTGCTGCAGCAGCTTTAACCATTGCACCAGGTGTGTTTTTGCATACAGTAGCTGAAGCAAAACCTGCTGATCAGGCTGTTACCAGTGATGTTCGCTGGGGTATGCTGATTGATACGGCTAAATGCGCTTCTGGGTGCACCGCTTGCGTAAGTGCCTGTAATACTGAAAACGGTATTGCATCACACGACCGTCCAAGAACTGACCAGCAGTGGATTCGTAAAGTAACACTTCGTGACAAGCAAACTAAACACGAAATTTCACTTCCAATGATGTGCCAGCACTGTGAGTCACCTCCATGTGTTGATGTATGCCCTACTGGTGCTTCAATGAAGCGTGCTGATGGCATTGTACTGGTTGATCGTCACATCTGTATTGGTTGCCGTTATTGCATGATGGCCTGCCCATATAAAGCGCGTTCATTTGCACATGAAACAGTTGAAAATGTCGTTGATTACCAACCACGTGGTAAAGGAACAGTTGAATCCTGCACGATGTGTGTTCACCGAGTTGACGAAGGCGGTACACCTGCCTGTGTTGAAGCCTGTTCAGAAGCTGAGCACGGTGCAATGATCTTTGGTGATATTAAAGATCCTGATAGCGAAATATCTAAGCAGTTAGTTGAACACGGTGGTAAGCAAATCCGTGCTGATCTGGGCTTAAATACAGGTGTTCGTTACCGCGGTATTTAAAATATATTTGCCACAGCCAGTCTGTGGCAAAGCTTTAAACAAATTTACAGGTATTAGAGATTAGTTGAAGACTATGAAAAAAATACATTTAGAACATATAGAAGGTAAAAGCACTGGCTATCTGGGTTTAATCGCTCTATTGGGCATGTTTATACTAGGCGCAATTGGCTCAATGCTTTATATGGAGCATGAAGGCCACTGGGTTTCAGGCATGGACAACCAGATAGTATGGGGTCTGCCTCATGTATTTGCGGTTTTCTTAATCGTTGCTGCATCTGGTGCACTTAACGTTGCATCTATCTCTTCTGTTTTCCAAAAGAAAATATATAAACCCTTAGCACCGCTATCCACGTTAGTTGCTCTTGCACTACTAACCGGTGGTTTAATGGTACTGGTACTCGATTTAGGTCGCCCGGATCGTTTAATCGTTGCTATGACTTACTATAACTTCAAATCTATCTTTGCATGGAACATGATTTTATATAATGGTTTCTTCGTGATAGTCGGTGTTTATGCCTGGTTTATGCTTGACCGTACAATGAAAAAATATAGCCGCTACGCGGGTATTGCAGCATTTGTATGGCGCTTAGCATTAACAACTGGTACTGGTTCTATATTCGGTTTCATCGTTGCACGCTCTGGTTATGACATGGCAATGATGGCGCCTATGTTTGTGATTATGTCGTTCTCATTTGGTCTGGCATTTTTCATACTTGTATTACTTGCCTCTTATAACGGTACCGGTCGCCCACTCGGTGATGCTGTCGTTAACCGTTTACGCAGCCTGCTAGGTACGTTTGTATTCGCAACACTTTATTTTGTAATCGTATATCACTTATCTAACCTGTATGCGACAGAGCATCATGGTTATGAAGCCTTTATTCTTTTAGGTGAAAGTGGTGGCGAGACTTACTCTAATATATTCTGGATCGGTCAGATTTTCTTAGGCAGTCTTTTACCCATTGCTATGATATACGCACCTGGTGTTAAAAACTGTCGTAAAACATTAGCCGCTGCATGTTTACTGGTTGTACTGGGTGGTTTTGCTGCAATGTACACAATCATTATTGCAGGTCAGGCATACCCAATGGAAATGTTCCCGGGAATGGAGGTAGTAAGTACTACTTTCTTTGATGGCGCAACTACACAATATTCAGCTAGTCTACCTGAGTTATTATTAGGTTTAGGCGGTTTAGCCATGACACTGATTATGATTGCACTGGGCATTAAAGTGCTGGGTTTCTTACCTGCAACTTTAGAAGACTCGGTTGCTGATCCACACCATAAGGCTGACTAAGGTTTAGTACACTTTTTCAAGCTTTAAGCAGACGGCTCGAAGATTACTTCGGGCCGTTTGTGTTTTAGATTCTGCGAGATAACGTAAATAAAGATATGTCACATTTCTTAATTTCAGCGGCACATAAGTCCTCAGGCAAAACGACCCTGAGCATAGGGTTATGTGCCGCATTAGCCGAATCCGGTTCTATTGTTCAACCATTTAAAAAAGGCCCTGACTATATTGATCCAATGTGGTTAAGCAAAGCAGCTAATCGCCCCTGCCATAATCTTGATTTCTACACTATGCAGGAAAGTGAAATCATAGAGACTGTAGCAAGATATTCAAACGATGCAGATATAACGGTTATTGAAGGAAATAAAGGTCTGTACGATGGCCTTGACCTGGATGGTAGTAATTCAAATGCAGCCCTCGCTTCACTCGTTAAAGCACCTGTCATTCTCGTTTTAGATGCTCGTGGTATGACCCGGGGAATAGCACCATTAATTCTCGGTTATCAGGCTTTTGACAATGATATAAATATTGCAGGGGTGATATTAAATCAACTGGGCGGTAGTCGTCACGAAAGTAAACTTCATGCGGTTATAGAACATTATACT includes these proteins:
- a CDS encoding glutamate synthase; its protein translation is MATSKEDMQTNNLTTRRYKEGDSEWSSMHDKIFLEDTSYKCPTYVHRTPPCQGSCPSGEDIRGWLDIVRGIETPPEGMTKEEYAFQRSTTANPFPAMMGRVCPAPCQDGCNRNDLDDFVGINSVEQYIGDSAFSEKYKFAGLPDLGDKKVAIIGGGVAGMSAAYHLRKFGIASTIFDDHAELGGMMRYGIPGYRTPRDVMNHECMRILDMGGIETKLNTRVGKDVPVADLEKDYDAVLWALGCKNGRGLFIEDWKDVPNCVTAVDFLEQFNLGEMKYTGKKIVCVGGGDTSIDVVSVSRRIGTLKAMGDEKPEDSAEGRVKHGDIADADKEPCTNVTLTALFKQEEMTAAEHEVNDALVEGVTIMNEVMPVEIIKDADGRATALKLVDSKFENNAPVAVEGGKEYIVECDLIVSAIGQFGDLEGTEDMDNGRSLIDADKFFQVPGKPGHFVAGDIVRPHLLTTAIGQGSVVAETIKQFIEQKEVKKRPKVDVHHFNIMNKLNEADLAPTDYNYGLSEDEQRGTDSSDYAIHNYQDRSEKEIISTDRMFMGHFEAEARNLRTEDVPSSDAVLGHFAERMNGLAEEGAVAEANRCMSCGMCFECDNCVIFCPQDAVFRVKKDQATTGRYVDTDYSKCIGCHICSDVCPTGYIDMGMGE
- a CDS encoding 4Fe-4S ferredoxin, with product MSNTDVNISRRSFVSNSATAAAALTIAPGVFLHTVAEAKPADQAVTSDVRWGMLIDTAKCASGCTACVSACNTENGIASHDRPRTDQQWIRKVTLRDKQTKHEISLPMMCQHCESPPCVDVCPTGASMKRADGIVLVDRHICIGCRYCMMACPYKARSFAHETVENVVDYQPRGKGTVESCTMCVHRVDEGGTPACVEACSEAEHGAMIFGDIKDPDSEISKQLVEHGGKQIRADLGLNTGVRYRGI
- a CDS encoding molybdopterin oxidoreductase, which gives rise to MKKIHLEHIEGKSTGYLGLIALLGMFILGAIGSMLYMEHEGHWVSGMDNQIVWGLPHVFAVFLIVAASGALNVASISSVFQKKIYKPLAPLSTLVALALLTGGLMVLVLDLGRPDRLIVAMTYYNFKSIFAWNMILYNGFFVIVGVYAWFMLDRTMKKYSRYAGIAAFVWRLALTTGTGSIFGFIVARSGYDMAMMAPMFVIMSFSFGLAFFILVLLASYNGTGRPLGDAVVNRLRSLLGTFVFATLYFVIVYHLSNLYATEHHGYEAFILLGESGGETYSNIFWIGQIFLGSLLPIAMIYAPGVKNCRKTLAAACLLVVLGGFAAMYTIIIAGQAYPMEMFPGMEVVSTTFFDGATTQYSASLPELLLGLGGLAMTLIMIALGIKVLGFLPATLEDSVADPHHKAD